Proteins from one Candidatus Hydrogenedentota bacterium genomic window:
- a CDS encoding c-type cytochrome: MGPVHGLRISLVVVMLSTGGALGLAWAEEQSAPVPPGPTPALIEQGKQLYLRECADCHGAEGKGDGSAAYLLYPKPRNFVSSEYRIASTWERRPTDTDLFHTITRGMPGSSMPPWDRLSDEQRWSLVYFIKTLAERPWPEVSAETAQPAAATERAGVISVPPEPAYDKAAKEIAAKLYKEGCAPCHGETGRGDGQQKQIDQEGFPTRPRDLTKGIYKGAPANEDVYRRIVAGIPGTPMPMSDWSYGDQAWHLTHYVLEMSSVEQRESVVPRRQTISAVRRKQIPYHPDSAEWRGARTAEVVTMPLWWRDDYPRVVTVRALHDGKDIVIQLTWPDATHDHTAIRPQDFRDAAAVQLSAAKSPPFIGMGEPGSPVNIWMWKSERQADLEMAFQDIEAVYPNIGTDSYPNLMHSPLEQPTRHALTLESDPTFVTGWGAGNIVADPTYRQSAESLEANGFGSLRVRPLVDQNVGAEGVFETAAYSVTFKRPLSPKGSDKLALKPGATYSIAFAVWDGAAGDRDGKKCVTIWHELKLEP; encoded by the coding sequence ATGGGACCAGTCCATGGGCTTCGAATCTCGCTGGTGGTGGTAATGCTCTCGACGGGTGGGGCGCTGGGTCTGGCGTGGGCGGAAGAACAAAGCGCCCCGGTTCCGCCCGGGCCGACGCCGGCGCTAATCGAGCAGGGGAAACAGCTCTATCTGCGCGAGTGCGCGGACTGTCATGGCGCCGAGGGAAAGGGTGACGGAAGCGCGGCGTATCTCCTTTATCCCAAGCCGCGAAATTTTGTGTCGAGCGAGTACCGCATTGCTTCGACCTGGGAGCGCCGCCCGACGGACACCGACCTGTTCCACACGATAACGCGTGGCATGCCGGGTTCCTCGATGCCGCCGTGGGACCGGCTGAGCGACGAACAACGCTGGTCTCTCGTCTACTTCATAAAGACCTTGGCCGAGAGGCCGTGGCCCGAGGTCTCTGCCGAAACGGCGCAGCCGGCGGCCGCAACCGAGCGCGCGGGCGTCATTTCCGTGCCGCCCGAGCCTGCCTACGACAAGGCCGCAAAGGAAATTGCCGCCAAACTGTACAAAGAAGGTTGCGCTCCCTGTCACGGCGAAACGGGACGCGGCGACGGGCAGCAGAAGCAGATCGACCAGGAAGGGTTCCCAACGCGTCCACGGGACCTGACCAAAGGAATCTACAAGGGTGCGCCGGCCAATGAAGACGTCTACCGCCGAATCGTTGCGGGTATCCCTGGAACGCCCATGCCCATGAGCGACTGGTCGTACGGCGACCAAGCGTGGCACCTCACGCATTACGTGCTGGAAATGTCGTCGGTCGAGCAGCGCGAGAGCGTCGTGCCGCGGCGCCAGACCATAAGCGCGGTGCGGCGAAAACAGATCCCGTATCACCCGGATTCCGCGGAATGGCGCGGCGCGCGAACGGCCGAAGTCGTTACCATGCCCCTCTGGTGGCGTGACGACTACCCGCGCGTCGTTACTGTGCGCGCGCTGCACGACGGCAAGGACATCGTTATCCAACTCACGTGGCCGGATGCCACGCACGACCACACCGCGATACGCCCGCAGGATTTCCGAGACGCCGCGGCCGTCCAACTCTCCGCCGCGAAGTCGCCGCCGTTCATCGGCATGGGAGAGCCGGGCAGTCCCGTCAACATCTGGATGTGGAAGTCCGAACGTCAAGCCGATCTCGAGATGGCATTCCAGGACATCGAGGCGGTCTACCCAAACATCGGCACGGACTCATACCCCAATCTGATGCATTCGCCGCTGGAGCAACCTACCCGCCACGCATTGACGCTCGAGTCCGATCCGACATTCGTCACCGGGTGGGGCGCAGGCAATATCGTTGCCGACCCGACGTACCGGCAGTCGGCGGAAAGTCTGGAAGCGAACGGGTTCGGATCGTTGCGCGTGCGCCCTCTGGTGGACCAAAACGTCGGTGCCGAAGGTGTCTTCGAAACCGCCGCCTACTCGGTCACCTTCAAGAGGCCGCTTTCCCCAAAGGGAAGCGACAAATTGGCGCTCAAACCCGGCGCAACGTATTCGATTGCATTCGCCGTGTGGGACGGCGCTGCCGGGGACCGCGATGGAAAGAAGTGCGTGACGATCTGGCATGAACTGAAACTGGAACCGTAG
- a CDS encoding molecular chaperone TorD family protein — protein sequence MTVSLSRSAIYGVIAAAFRHPENPQFRSLEDLFELDAFCDAARAAVDDRAEQLVNLARALHDTTQTMNQQARITEFIRLFGHTSRGVVPPYETEYGSGGPFSQPQEMSDISGFFNAFGLVLDAAQHERFDHICCELEFMCFLCAKQSHALDAGHDTDVAEIVRTQRIFLRDHLARFAHTFFMRVTKESSGTWHGAAAGLALEYIEAECLRLCVAIDRTYLPLRPVDSFDVPMACGSCAQECPTERFEE from the coding sequence GTGACCGTTTCACTTTCGCGTAGCGCTATCTACGGCGTAATAGCGGCTGCGTTTCGGCATCCAGAGAATCCACAGTTCCGCTCGCTGGAAGATTTATTCGAGCTCGATGCCTTTTGCGATGCAGCCCGCGCCGCAGTTGATGATCGTGCCGAACAGTTGGTCAATCTCGCGCGTGCCTTACATGATACGACGCAGACGATGAATCAACAGGCGCGCATAACGGAATTCATCCGGCTGTTCGGTCACACGTCGCGCGGTGTGGTTCCGCCTTATGAAACTGAGTACGGGTCCGGCGGGCCATTCTCCCAACCGCAAGAAATGAGCGACATTTCCGGGTTCTTCAACGCGTTTGGACTGGTGCTAGACGCGGCCCAACACGAACGTTTCGATCATATTTGCTGCGAACTCGAGTTTATGTGCTTTCTGTGTGCAAAGCAGTCACATGCGCTCGACGCAGGCCATGACACTGATGTCGCCGAGATCGTTCGCACACAACGCATCTTTCTTCGCGATCATCTCGCGCGATTCGCCCATACGTTCTTCATGCGCGTTACAAAAGAGTCATCGGGCACATGGCACGGCGCCGCGGCCGGGCTCGCTTTGGAATATATCGAAGCTGAGTGCCTTAGACTCTGCGTGGCCATCGATCGCACCTACTTACCTCTGCGTCCAGTCGATTCCTTTGATGTGCCAATGGCGTGCGGCTCATGCGCACAAGAATGCCCGACGGAACGCTTCGAAGAGTGA
- a CDS encoding nitrate oxidoreductase subunit beta: MPNVFNWQLGREMEYPYDAAFPERQFAFVFNINRCIGCQTCTMACKSTWTFSKGQEAMWWANVETKPYGGYPQHWDVKILKLLNDSNPDGQNWSPGDGTDPKKPYGSFEGKTIYDAAKTMLKPDSARVLGYLPTDEEWIYPNIYEDNPSGKSGAKGQYDTTGTTLPEHATWFFYLARICNHCSYPACLAACPRKAIYKRPEDGIVLVNQQECRGYRKCVEACPYKKTMYRGNTRISEKCIGCYPRVEGSDPESGGLPMETRCMAACIGQVRMQGTVKLNEDGTWAEDRYNPLYYMIHVAKVALPLYPQFGTEPNGYYIPPRWVPRTYLRQMFGPGVDAAVEKYMYPDRELLAVLQLFRRSNRIIYRYELKEGPKVYEGTLRGKPFEMYNDTVIAFGEDGKEIFRTDIEEPVFVRPDSHQNSI; this comes from the coding sequence ATGCCTAATGTTTTCAACTGGCAACTGGGGCGCGAAATGGAATACCCCTACGACGCGGCCTTTCCCGAACGCCAGTTCGCATTCGTCTTCAATATTAACCGCTGCATCGGCTGCCAAACCTGCACGATGGCCTGCAAATCGACATGGACGTTTAGCAAGGGCCAAGAGGCCATGTGGTGGGCCAATGTTGAAACAAAACCCTACGGCGGCTACCCGCAACATTGGGACGTCAAAATCCTCAAGCTGCTAAACGACTCCAATCCCGACGGGCAAAACTGGTCGCCAGGAGACGGCACCGATCCCAAGAAGCCGTACGGCTCATTCGAAGGCAAGACCATCTATGACGCGGCGAAGACCATGCTTAAGCCAGACAGCGCGCGCGTGCTCGGTTATCTTCCAACGGACGAAGAGTGGATATACCCAAATATTTACGAGGACAATCCATCGGGCAAGTCAGGCGCAAAAGGACAGTACGACACCACCGGCACCACGTTGCCGGAGCACGCAACTTGGTTCTTTTATCTGGCGCGCATCTGCAACCATTGCTCGTACCCTGCATGCCTCGCGGCATGCCCGCGCAAGGCGATCTACAAACGCCCCGAGGACGGTATTGTGCTCGTAAATCAACAAGAGTGCCGAGGTTACCGCAAGTGCGTGGAAGCCTGTCCGTACAAGAAAACGATGTACCGTGGAAATACGCGGATTTCTGAGAAATGCATCGGCTGCTATCCACGTGTCGAAGGGTCTGACCCGGAAAGCGGCGGACTCCCCATGGAAACGCGCTGCATGGCCGCATGTATCGGACAAGTCCGTATGCAAGGAACGGTGAAATTGAACGAAGACGGCACGTGGGCCGAGGACCGATACAATCCGCTCTATTACATGATCCACGTCGCCAAAGTGGCCTTGCCGCTCTACCCGCAGTTCGGTACAGAGCCGAACGGATACTACATTCCGCCTCGCTGGGTGCCGCGCACTTACCTTCGGCAAATGTTTGGTCCAGGCGTAGACGCTGCCGTCGAGAAGTATATGTATCCCGATCGGGAACTGCTCGCGGTTTTGCAACTGTTCCGTCGATCGAACCGCATCATCTACCGATACGAACTCAAGGAGGGGCCAAAAGTTTACGAAGGCACCCTCAGAGGCAAGCCTTTCGAGATGTATAACGACACCGTCATTGCCTTCGGCGAAGACGGAAAGGAAATCTTCCGTACCGATATCGAAGAACCTGTGTTTGTGCGTCCAGATTCGCATCAGAATTCGATCTAG
- a CDS encoding DUF3179 domain-containing protein yields MRFQILARKGVVIVASLVPAGHFLVAVAEEKSIAGLLQRPDLFQPLTEPPCSYCSNQDRKNLIDRDDRVIAWIRGAHNGGAVPIRHFLSAPRVINDTYGLFFYDPDGGYVAAYKKDYGYKFYGWLNGVMIVEGRDGTLWSALRGEAIKGPLKGSRLERIPSFVTDWGYWNMLHPESTTYDLFDGKKYPQAALPTDISADARETIGKADPRLDTMANVLGVEIGGVVKAFPLNDKIERACYMDEVGGEKICVFWYAPTHTAVAFSVGLEDKNLTFYADDISPETAPIKDNETGTRWSLAGRGIDGALRGSELRWINSIQCRWYAWAAEYPNCEVFGQATSGHP; encoded by the coding sequence ATGCGATTCCAGATTCTTGCGAGGAAGGGAGTAGTGATTGTGGCGAGTCTCGTCCCGGCAGGACATTTTCTCGTTGCAGTTGCCGAGGAAAAGAGTATTGCTGGCCTGCTTCAGCGGCCTGACCTCTTCCAGCCTTTGACCGAACCTCCGTGTTCTTACTGCTCCAATCAAGATCGTAAGAATCTAATTGACCGAGACGATCGCGTAATTGCCTGGATCAGGGGCGCACATAACGGTGGCGCGGTTCCGATCCGCCACTTCTTGTCCGCGCCGCGCGTAATCAATGATACCTACGGACTCTTTTTTTACGATCCCGACGGCGGTTATGTCGCGGCTTACAAGAAAGACTACGGTTACAAATTCTACGGCTGGCTCAACGGCGTCATGATTGTCGAGGGTCGCGACGGGACGTTATGGTCGGCGCTTCGAGGAGAGGCTATCAAGGGGCCATTGAAGGGAAGCCGTCTGGAGCGCATCCCAAGTTTCGTCACGGACTGGGGATACTGGAACATGCTGCATCCGGAGTCGACCACGTACGATCTTTTTGACGGAAAGAAATACCCGCAGGCAGCGCTGCCAACGGACATCAGCGCGGACGCGCGCGAGACAATCGGTAAGGCCGATCCGCGTCTCGACACAATGGCAAATGTACTTGGCGTTGAAATTGGAGGCGTCGTAAAGGCTTTTCCGCTTAACGACAAGATCGAGCGCGCTTGCTATATGGATGAGGTCGGGGGAGAGAAGATTTGCGTTTTCTGGTACGCCCCGACCCACACAGCGGTCGCGTTTAGCGTGGGCCTTGAGGACAAGAATCTGACGTTCTATGCCGATGATATTTCTCCGGAGACTGCACCAATCAAGGACAACGAGACGGGAACCCGCTGGTCGCTCGCTGGTCGTGGCATCGATGGTGCGCTTCGTGGCTCTGAGTTGCGTTGGATAAACTCAATTCAATGCCGCTGGTACGCGTGGGCTGCCGAGTA
- a CDS encoding molybdopterin-dependent oxidoreductase has product MNEREHPGGIARRDFLRVLGVGLGAGIAGLPIQLLHAADPAANPLSGAVSRDWEKIYRNQYRYDSMFDWVCSPNDTHACRVRAYVRNGIVTRLGATYDYQDYADLYGNKATANWNPRQCAKGYTFHRVIYGPYRLRYPIVRKGWKAWADDGFPPLTPELRTQYKFDSRGTDTFVRASWEDAFRYVARGLHSVARHYSGEEGKQRLLAQGYQPEMVEETKGAGTRCIKTRGGMGLLGVIGKYGMYRLNNSLALLDAHVRGVGPEQALAGRNWSNYTWHGDQAPGQPWVHGLQASDCDFNDLRYSKLIVMDGKNLVENKLTDSHWFIECMERGAKIVVIAPEYGPPSTKADYWIPIRPATDAALWLGIAKLMMDNKQYDEAFVKQFTDFPLLVRTDNLKRLRAQDVFADYKPGLSADGASMKVQNLTAEQYAKLSDFVVWDAKINKPAALTRDEVGARLVEKGIDPALEIRTTIKLVSGEEVEVASLWSLYQDHLKDYDLDTVHDITQAPKELIQQLTNDIATMKPVAIHQGEGINHWFHATEMNRAAYLPVMLTGNIGKPGAGCHTWAGNYKAALFQGSPQTGPGFKGWVAEDPFHLTLDENVPGKDVHAHAYTKDEEPAYWNHGDKALIVETPKYGRKNFTGKTHMPTPSKAIVFTNVNLINNAKWVYEMIKNVNPLVDMIVSIDIQITSSIEYADIALPANSWLEFEDLEITASCSNPFLQIWKGGISPVFDSKDDPAILAGIAAALADETGDQRFRDMFKFEHEGKRGVYIQRLLDTSTTTAGYKLEDIMAGKYGPSGGCLMNFRTYPRIPFYEQIHDSLPFFTDTGRLHAYADTPEAIEYGENFIVHREGPESTPYLPNVIVSSNPLIRPDDYGVPQSAEHWDERTIRNVRMPWAQVKTTKNFLWEKGYQFFCMTPKTRHRVHSSWSNIDWHMVYDSNFGDPYRLDKRAPTVGEHQLHMNPQAARDLGINDGDYVYVDANPADRPYIGAKPDDPFYRVSRCMLRVKYNHAYPYDIVMMKHGPFIATERSVKAHETRPDGRALAENTGYQANMRYGSQQSITRNWHMPMHQTDSLFHKAKATIGFLFGGEADNHAVNTVPKETLVKITKAEDGGLGGKGVWAPTLSGMAPDNEDDAMKQYIAGGFHGEAAF; this is encoded by the coding sequence ATGAACGAACGTGAACATCCAGGCGGCATAGCGCGGCGCGACTTCCTGCGCGTGCTCGGCGTGGGTCTGGGAGCCGGCATTGCCGGTCTCCCCATTCAACTCCTGCACGCCGCCGATCCAGCGGCAAATCCCCTTTCCGGCGCGGTCTCGCGCGACTGGGAAAAAATCTATCGCAATCAGTATCGCTACGACAGCATGTTCGACTGGGTGTGTTCGCCAAACGACACCCACGCCTGCCGCGTCCGCGCGTACGTGCGAAACGGAATCGTCACGCGGTTGGGCGCGACCTACGACTACCAGGACTACGCGGACCTCTATGGAAACAAGGCGACCGCGAACTGGAACCCGCGTCAGTGTGCGAAAGGCTACACCTTCCACCGCGTGATCTACGGACCATACCGGCTACGCTACCCGATTGTGCGCAAGGGGTGGAAGGCCTGGGCCGATGACGGGTTTCCCCCACTGACACCCGAACTGCGCACCCAATACAAGTTCGACAGCCGCGGCACCGACACATTCGTGCGCGCATCGTGGGAGGACGCGTTTCGATATGTGGCGCGAGGACTCCACTCCGTCGCCCGGCATTACAGCGGCGAAGAAGGAAAGCAGCGCCTGCTCGCGCAGGGTTACCAGCCCGAAATGGTCGAAGAAACCAAGGGGGCCGGCACACGCTGCATTAAGACTCGCGGCGGCATGGGCCTGCTGGGCGTGATCGGCAAGTACGGCATGTACCGGCTGAACAACTCGCTGGCCCTGTTGGATGCGCACGTGCGCGGCGTCGGGCCCGAGCAGGCGCTCGCAGGCCGCAACTGGTCCAATTACACGTGGCATGGCGATCAGGCCCCCGGCCAACCTTGGGTGCACGGCCTTCAAGCGTCCGACTGCGACTTCAACGACCTGCGCTACTCGAAGCTGATCGTCATGGACGGTAAGAACCTCGTCGAAAACAAACTGACCGATTCCCATTGGTTCATCGAGTGCATGGAGCGCGGCGCGAAAATCGTCGTCATCGCGCCGGAGTATGGGCCGCCATCGACCAAGGCGGACTACTGGATTCCGATTCGGCCCGCCACGGATGCAGCGCTCTGGCTCGGAATCGCGAAACTGATGATGGACAACAAGCAGTACGACGAAGCGTTCGTAAAGCAATTCACGGACTTCCCCCTGCTCGTCCGTACCGACAACTTGAAACGGCTCCGGGCGCAGGACGTATTTGCGGACTACAAGCCAGGCCTGAGCGCCGACGGCGCATCGATGAAGGTGCAAAACCTGACCGCGGAACAGTACGCGAAGTTGAGCGATTTCGTCGTGTGGGACGCAAAGATCAACAAACCCGCCGCGCTGACCCGCGACGAAGTCGGCGCCCGGCTTGTAGAGAAGGGAATCGACCCCGCGCTCGAAATACGCACCACGATCAAGCTGGTGAGCGGCGAAGAAGTAGAGGTGGCTTCCCTGTGGTCGCTGTACCAGGACCATCTCAAGGACTACGACCTTGACACGGTCCATGACATTACCCAAGCGCCCAAAGAGCTAATCCAGCAGTTGACGAATGACATCGCGACGATGAAGCCCGTCGCCATTCATCAGGGCGAAGGCATCAACCACTGGTTCCACGCGACCGAAATGAACCGGGCCGCGTACCTGCCGGTCATGCTTACCGGCAATATCGGCAAACCGGGCGCCGGGTGCCACACCTGGGCGGGCAACTACAAAGCGGCATTGTTCCAGGGATCGCCGCAAACCGGCCCGGGGTTCAAAGGATGGGTCGCCGAGGACCCGTTCCATCTAACGCTCGACGAGAATGTGCCCGGCAAAGACGTGCATGCGCACGCGTATACCAAAGACGAAGAACCCGCCTACTGGAACCACGGCGACAAGGCGCTCATCGTCGAGACGCCAAAGTACGGCCGCAAAAACTTCACCGGCAAGACCCACATGCCCACGCCGTCCAAGGCGATTGTCTTTACCAACGTTAATCTGATCAACAACGCCAAGTGGGTTTACGAAATGATCAAAAACGTAAACCCACTCGTAGACATGATCGTGTCCATCGACATTCAGATTACATCGTCGATCGAGTACGCCGACATCGCGCTTCCCGCGAATTCGTGGCTCGAATTCGAAGACCTCGAAATCACCGCCTCGTGCTCCAATCCCTTCCTGCAAATATGGAAAGGCGGGATTTCACCGGTCTTCGACAGCAAGGACGACCCCGCGATCCTCGCCGGCATCGCCGCAGCGCTTGCCGATGAAACCGGGGACCAGCGCTTCCGCGACATGTTCAAGTTCGAACACGAGGGAAAACGCGGCGTCTACATTCAACGGCTACTCGACACAAGTACAACGACTGCCGGGTACAAGCTTGAAGACATCATGGCCGGCAAATACGGACCCTCGGGCGGCTGCCTGATGAACTTCCGGACGTACCCGCGCATCCCGTTCTACGAACAGATTCACGACTCGCTGCCATTCTTTACCGATACGGGACGTCTCCACGCATATGCCGACACACCGGAGGCAATCGAGTACGGCGAGAATTTCATTGTCCACCGCGAAGGTCCCGAATCGACACCGTACCTGCCGAACGTAATCGTCAGTTCGAACCCTCTGATTCGGCCCGACGATTACGGCGTCCCGCAGTCCGCCGAGCATTGGGACGAACGGACGATTCGAAACGTGAGAATGCCGTGGGCCCAGGTAAAGACAACCAAGAATTTCCTGTGGGAAAAGGGCTACCAGTTCTTCTGCATGACGCCAAAAACCCGCCATCGCGTTCACAGCAGTTGGTCGAACATCGACTGGCACATGGTCTACGACTCGAACTTCGGCGATCCATACCGGCTCGACAAACGCGCGCCAACGGTGGGCGAGCACCAGCTCCACATGAATCCGCAGGCAGCGCGCGATCTCGGCATCAACGACGGTGACTACGTCTATGTAGACGCGAATCCCGCGGACCGCCCGTATATCGGCGCGAAACCCGACGATCCGTTTTACAGAGTCTCGCGTTGCATGTTGCGCGTCAAGTACAACCACGCGTATCCCTACGACATCGTGATGATGAAGCACGGACCGTTCATCGCAACCGAACGGAGCGTGAAAGCGCACGAAACGCGCCCGGACGGGCGCGCGCTCGCCGAGAACACCGGCTATCAGGCCAATATGCGGTACGGATCGCAACAGTCCATCACGCGCAACTGGCACATGCCGATGCACCAGACCGATTCGCTGTTCCACAAGGCGAAAGCCACGATCGGGTTCCTGTTCGGCGGTGAGGCCGACAACCACGCCGTAAACACCGTTCCCAAAGAAACGTTGGTGAAGATCACGAAGGCCGAGGACGGCGGATTAGGCGGGAAGGGCGTGTGGGCGCCCACCTTGTCAGGAATGGCCCCCGACAACGAGGACGACGCCATGAAGCAATACATCGCCGGCGGGTTCCACGGCGAAGCAGCCTTCTGA